The DNA region CCTATTTATACATATCATGTGTTGtttataaaacattatgaactagagggtactcccgagagtacaaacctccgcctactgtaaaattcccctacataaaatgttcccggaaaatatatatatattttttacatttttttttattataggctaactgcacactacaaagttgtggatgagagtttggtgtaatcATGGAGAAATCATTTAGGATTCTccatggtgtaatggttatgtatcctgcctctcacagttgagttCGCTGATTCAAGTCCCGCTGAgggttttttaaaattattattcttttatttcttttttttttgtagaccTTGTTCTTTGACCCTttaaaatttaaccacaattatatgataaGTCATTGATCATGGCTAAGAATCGGATACAAACTGTGGTCATAAGCAGTAAAATAGTTATTTGTTAGTTGTAACCTTGACCTATGTACAAAGTCGATGTCCGCTAAAGAATACAATGTTTTACAAAAGggaaataaaaatttaatttggaTGTGTGATGGATGTGTGGAAGCACAGATGGGCCTgggtaggcctagccctagcaaAGAATCTTTGGCAACTGGACTGGACTATCAATAATGCTCAAATTGGATAGCTTGGCTTCTGcagttgatattattaataaacaaggccaacagccataagtcgcgtgctaaaatgcatagtgataccggaccgacagaccgacagaccgaccgacagaccaaccgaccgacatagtgaactatagagtcgcgtccacgcgactaaaaacaaggAACAACTTCAACTCCAGTTAATAATGGCTCTCCAATCACTCCTTCTCATAAACACAGCAAATGGAGATGATAGAAACGCTTGCTTCTGCAACAGCATAATTCAAGTTCAACGAAGAACTTACTCAATTAGAAACCATATTGTGCAAGCTATGACTAGTCATTCTCTCAAATGTGAATTGAAAGATATTTTTCTTGCTCAAGGAACTTCAGAAATAAAAAGATACTAAGAACTTCTCAGTAACAGTCAGGAGCAGAACGTTTTATTTTTGGATAAGTTGAGTAATATATGCTGCACTAACTTTTCACATTTATTAATAACTGGTGATTTTAATTTCGGTAGTATTGATTGGATTAATCAAGCATCAGGATACTCTGATAGTCATGATGGAACAAATTTTATGAATTGGGTTCAggatcatttttattttcaacatgTAACACAAGCAACTAGATTTAGAGATGGACAGAATCCTAGTCTTTTAGACTTGGTTTTTACAAATGAAGAGGACATGATCGATGACATTTGTTACAGTGCACCACTCGGTAAAAGCGATCACGCAGTATTAACATTTAGATTTGATTGTTACATTGACTCGCAAGACAATATCttgttaaaaccaaattatCATTACGGTGATTATgttcaaataaataaagaacTAAAAAAGATTGATTGGGaggggaaatttgaaaatggtGGAACAGAAGAGTGTTGGAATTTGTTTAGTGAAATTATTGCAGAAACTAGTGGACGGCACATTCCCAAGGGAAAAAAGGGGGACAACAGTAAAGTCAACGAGCCTCTTTGGATAAACAAGGGTATGAAGAAAATGATAAAGCTTAAAAGAAAAGCATGATTTAGGTATAACCATTGTCCAAGCAGATCTAATAAAGCAAAATTTAAAGATGCTAGAAATAAAGTAACATCCATGAAAAGGAAGGCCATTTGGAACTTTGAAAAAATGATTGCTTCCCAAATAAAACAGAAACCCAAATCATTCCGGCGATATGTAAACTCCAAAACCAAGGTTAAAGCGAGACTACCATCCCTGAAAGATGAGAACAATGTGACACACAGTGATGATCAGTCCAAGACTGAGAAACTCTGCAGTTTTTGTAAGGGAAGATATTGATAACGTACCAGAGTTTCAAAGAAGAGTTTTTGATAGTTTGTTCTGAAGTTGAAATATCACCCCAAATcgttgaaaaatatttaaagaatttaaatgTGACTAAGAGTCCAGGACCTGATGGTATTCACCATATGATTTTAAGAGAGTGCAGAGCTTATATTTCTGAGCCGCTAAGTAAATTTTTTTCTAATTCATTGAAAGAAGGTATTGTTCCTCGGAATTGGAAAGAAGCTCATATTGtacctattttttaaaaaggaagCAGGGTGGAAGTAAATAATTATCGGCCTGTTAGCTTGACTGCTGTTTGTTGTAAAGTTATGGAAAGCATCATTAGAGATTCTTTAATTAAGCATTTTGTCAACAATAACTTATTATCAGAACATCAAGATGGCTTTAGGTCCGGTAGATCCACAACAACGCAACTATTAGAGATAGTAGAACATTGGTCTAAGCTTTTAGATGATGGGCGTGATATTGATGTGGCATATTTGGACTTCCAAAAGGCCTTCGATTCTGTACCTCATATGAGACTGTTAAGAAAGGTTGAAGCTTATGGTATCTCCGGTAACGTCTATAATTGGATTAAAGACTTCATAAAAGGTAGAAGACAACGAGTAATGTTAAATGGGACTCTGTAGAAATGGTCGGATGTGATAAGTGGTGTTCCGCAAGGAAGTGTGCTTGGTCCGATTTTATTCTTACTCTTTATCAATGACTTGCCTGAAGTTGCATTATCAGAAGTTAAGATGTTCGCTGGTGATACTAAAGTTTATGATTATGGGGAATTCAAAGAAAAATTGCAGATCTCACTTGATAATATGTTTAATTGGTCGACCAGATGGCAACTACTTTTCAATGCCAACAAGTGCAAGATGTTGTATATGGGGAAAACAAATGAGAAGAATGAGTATTTTGTAAATGTAcaagataaagttaaaattgaaGAGACTGCTATAGAAAAGAATCTCGGAGTATACTTTGATCATAAATTGAACTTTGATTATCATATAAATTGCTGTGTTGCTAAAGGCAAATAAAATAGTGGGTCTCATCAAAGGGACTTTTTGTTACAACGATAAGGATATGTTTCTTAGTCTATACAAATCTTTAGTCCGCCCTATCTTTAGTTTAACTGTTGTGTCTGGGCACCTCATCAAATTGGACTGATTAAGAAAATCGAGTCGGTTCAACAAAGAGCTACCAAATCATTGTCAGAAATAAAACATTTGGCATATCCGTATAGATTGAAGTTTTTGGGTTTACCTACACTGGAGTACAGACGATTAAGAGCGGATATGATCCAAATCTTCAGAATTATAAATGGTCTTGACGTTATAGAATGCAGAAAGTTTTTTACATTTGTTGATTGTCATGGAACTAGAGGTCATGAATACAAgttatataaaaacaagtttaggcTTAATTCCAGGCAGTTTTCCTTTAGTTGTAGAGTTGTGGACTCGTGGAATAGCTTACCATTTAATGTTGTAAAAGCTCCAAATTTAAATCTATTCAAGTCACTCCTCAATGATCATTGGAAGTCCCTTGACTGCAAGTTTACTTTTTCACATTTATAAACACTTTGGAACATTATGTGTACACCCGGAGCCCTAAGCACCTATATTTTGGTTATAAGAAGACAGGAAGGGTCATATAAGCTATATTTAGCTTTCTAACCGACCCATAAACATCAAACAAGTATTACCTTTTCCCCTTCACAATCGAACTCGTCCGggcttttggggcatagatcattgtggccaaatttggtgagaatcatATAAAAACTGTgacctccaggctgttcacagacacacgaACACACGCACACCCACACTGGGGTGAAAATATAACTTCCTTGGGCGGAGGTAATTGCCGGGACATTTTCCCTTCTTTTAAATTAGATTTCCATTTTGTACCTCTTGTGTGTaatctaaattaaataatgattgcATTTATTGTTTGTTGTCTAGAGTTGGAGAACACTCCCTTTGGTCATAGTTGTCTTGCTCTTGCTATGTGCTCTATTTTTACACCACTGAAAggaataatacataattaaatgtCATCATAAATAGCAtccaattacatttttaaataccacCTACCATTTTGTATCAAACAAAGAAACACGGCAGAAGTAAATTTGGTGTTAACAAGGATAGTCCACAGTCGGTAGACTACCGATGGAGGTCATTTTCATCTCATTCAAACATgatcttaaataaaaaaaaaattgtcttttCTGCCACAAATACCTAAAAGAAAATTAACAACAACTACTTTCATTCGTGAAATGATATTTAATTTAGAGATGCGAagcataaacaaatatttatacttATAGCATCCAtgtgaatacattttattatttctatttatatatatgGTAAATGAAATCAACTTTAAATTAAACTCCGTATTAATTTGTCAACGTACGTAGAAAGTTATATTCTTTGAtacaaatcaattaaataaatgtatagagGGCAGCATTCAGAAAATTAACTGCACAAAAAACCCAACTGCACAAGTCTACCTTTTCTATTTTTTCGGTAATTTGCGGTCTTTTTTCTTGTAAatagtcatttttttttgtattttccgGTTTCTTCTGATATTTTTTTCCCCGGTATTTTCCGGTTTGTTTTTTTGCAACCCCAGGTCATCATCACCACATCATCATCACCTGAATGAGCCATCCAGCTCGTCGTCAATCGAATTGGTATTTATTTGTAGGTCTATATAGACGGATCCCATatagactagcctaggcctatgcctaggctaggcctaggcctaggcctagaggctaggaTATGAAGGGAAATCCGATATGAATATGGAGAAAACATACTTGTTGTTAACCGACCAACAatagaactaggcctactcataaatTTCTCCTTGTGCCTTTCCAGTTTTGTTTGGATATTGTTGTCTACAGCTTTTACAGTAGTAAAAATCTAATATTTTGATAAGATTAATTAAGAATCAAGATATAAGATAAGCTGATTTTAGGTCATTCATGGTTAGGTGGTCTAGGCTAGGGCCAGGTCTAACCTAATATCCAATTCTTATTTTAATTaccacatacagtactgtatattaccaAAAAGGTGTAAAAAgcctttattatttatatcagTAAATTTTATTTCGATCggataatttatataatttactgGCCTACAGGTGTACTGAAATTAAGACTAAGAATAAGAGATGGCAAGTGATTACAACAAGGAACCAATCAGAGCTAGTGACTTCACTATTAACCAGACTACACCATTCAATGCAGAACCCCCAGTAGCTATCTTAAGGGAGCACTTTGTAACAGCAAATGATAAATTCTACGTACGGAACCATGCGCCAGTACCGTTGATAGATGAAGCATCATATAAGTAAGAGTTAGTTAGTTTTGCTTAGTTTTTTTTATGGCCTAGTTTGTGTACAAAACATTGTACAAACAAACACTCACAACTACAGTATCAATATAGTCTATATAGATTTTACTAGAAACAGTAGattattttacattacatttttccATATAAAtctgcctcatgctggctaTGGCCCtgccttatctgagaagacttgttttaCTACCAGTACCATGGAttcagtaaaataaataaaataccacTTTTTGTCTTGTTATTTTATAGATTATCAGTTGAAGGATTGATAGCTCGTCATTGCAAATTTTCAATATGGGAACTAAAGCACAGTTTTCCTCAACACACTGTTATGGCAACACTGATGGTAACTAAAAGTATTAAATGTACTATAAGTGCAATAAATAAAAACTCTCCTTGatcaatttcaataatatttcatCCCAACATCTGATTGCACACTTGCTTGTGATTTTATCCATGGGAGAAACTACTTTTGCTATTCattcatttcctttatttcGGATAAtacatccatatacaaatcatacaaaacaataagagaacaagcacgaatgtgcgatactccgggtacagcgaaagaagctgtaatgacgtcataagaccggatgtaacgtcacatacacatcaataaccgggctaccaaatacggctatatggtaccatcttcgagacgtcatatggctgcatccggtttgaaatttaaaaatccggctctatagatttgaggacatgtccctgtagtatattcatgctcaatactacaactaataagggaggagtagtactttaaaaatcgcactttttactcaatagtgtccagatggaggaggagaaaagtcctagactcgggtaccctaattaaaaacaatttcacCAGGTAATTAATGATAGCAACTTCGACAAAATagttaactatttaaaaaaattaaacattacaaCTATCATGGTTTTCTGCTCTTAAAAATTATGACCGGAGTTCCTCCAATATTCATAGAAAGTGGGAACCGTTATTCGTTACAAGCATCATGCTTGCGCtattataaatatgtaatgTAACTTCAGTACGTAACCCGTTATTAAAGCAAACTCTAAATGAGTTCACAGTACCTTCACTGAATTTACTCCATtaatacattaacatttttctGTTTTACTGGGCTTTACTTTTAATGTAtatagcattgtcattttttcagtaatttgcctttggatttatatatatatatatatttttatatgtattttttttataaatgttgtattttttattgtttattatgtgcAAATTGGACCCCATTTGAAATGGGCTGTTTTTTTTCAGCCTAATGGGTGTTCCTGATGctcgttattttgtctttattttttcaaatttttaatgttgagcatcaaataaattcaatcaattcaatcaatgcaatacattttaaaaagctttATTCACAGAAATttcaaatttgaaaaatgttcTGCATAATGTATTAGCTCTGATACACAGAGCTCTTTAGTTTCCATAGTCGTACTGTTTCAATAAGGTGCTCTATCCATCATAGTATTTTGCTATCCCAGGCTTTAAGAAGCTGGTATACAGGCATTAAACTGCAAAGGTAAAGCAGTGTACCTGTCTTAGATTTTAAACATTTGCTTGTTTAGCATTTGTGTCTATTTAACCCAACTTAAACCTACCACTTCTTCTACTTTTTAGTGTGCAGGCAACAGAAGAACAGAAATGTCTGATATCAAAGCTGTACGGGTGAGTTAGTACCTTCAACGCTTCAAAAACTTGACTGGTTCTGGCCTTATATGtccattttgtaaaaaaaatcagaattcagaatgtaaaacaatttgcatTGTTCTTGGTATCTGGTACCAAGTTATCCTATTTTGATAGACTATAGGCTATTAAAACTTAAAACTTATTGTATTATCTACTTCACAGTTTGTGTGGAAGCGGGAATGTAGAATACTGTACTTAggataataattatttgaaattgtCACCTTTTAAATTTACATCTTCCTGGTTTTACTAAATTATCAACatcttttagaccatttgaaaTAATCAATGCAATACATTGCTAAAGATCTCATATGGctatattttctatatatttGTGTAGGGTGTTGGATGGGGATGTGCAGCCATTAGTAATGCTGTATGGAAGGGGCCTAGACTGCGTGATGTGTTATTCATGGCTGGTATTGAGAAGGTAAGTATTCACATGcacaccatgtgacccacaatcatccaatcaaatgacaggaatttatataggtgttatataatactgaatactgaaattCTGTATTTGTccattaacataataaataacaatagaaatttaaatattagtacgataaaaaacaaacaagcaaAAATTCATATACAGAATACACACACATTATTGCACTGATAAAAAGTTGTTTAAAAAGGGCATCATCTATCCCATTGCTTTTGCATTATTTCTTCTACTAACTTAACTCAACAACGATGATGtgttgtaattatatattcactGTATGACTAGAACATATTTGAAAGAGAATTTTTAtcatgatgttttttttaattcagcTTGAGAGTTTGTGGGATCAGCTACATGTGGATTTTGAAGGTATTGACATATGCAAAGATAAACGAGGCTATGGGTCATCGATCCCTCTTCACAAAGCATTGTAAGTACAAAGGTTTATTTCAGGAAAAATGTACATGGTCTTACCACAAGAATGTTGTTTTGGAGTGGCTTTTAATTTGTCAAGAAATCTTTCTATGATTAACAAAAAAGGGTATCCAGAAAAATGTCTAAATTCATGAACTAAATCAGACCAAACAtagtaattaatttaatcaaGTGGCCATATACAGTCTTAAGATATAGTATCTATAATATTTTCTAGTCTTTATGATATATATAGTTTTTCTATGGGTTTTTTGTGGCAAGCTCAATATGTACTGTAGTATCATATACTGGGCATAATTATGTGTTTGGTTAAAAAGGCATCAAATTTGATTTACCATTTTGGACCTTGGTAGGTTTTTTAGGGTTTTAAACCTTGAGGGAGTTTACCATACTGTATGactttttgttcattttatatttacatttttattaaacagAGAAAAACGAGGAGATGTGATTCTTGCTGTGGAGGTTAGTTagctattttgttttattatagcATTAATCTCTACTTCAAACaatgttactgttttttaattttgtgcaattatttgtaaaaaaaatagcaTATACTCACACTGATGTTACCGTAACAAGATTTGTGAGAAAACCTGCCACAAGACGACACAGCTGGATTGAAAGAATAAGCATGCCTACCAGCCTAAAAGGATGTTATGAATCTACACAAAATATAAGGTTTATTGTCTAATAAAGGCAgattagaataaaataaacttaacaTGAAGTTtgaataatttacagtatggaTACCATTTGGCCAgcttaaaaaatcaattaaattcaaaGTGATATTTATTTAGTTAGAAAAACAGTTACCAAAATGTTGGTAACTAATACAATGATAAAGTTGAAAAAGGCATGTTCAAAAATAGCAATATGCTTGTGGAAGACATGCCTATAGACAAagatgatatttaaaaaaacagacagataaaaaatataaaaaaccccaaaaataGCATATACATAGGTATACAGTCGTCTTCTGGTAAACATATTGAAGTTTACAATAGATAACTACTACAGTATTTGGTCTAAGTGAATTCTCTGGTACATAGATGAAATTTGTGTGTATACATTTGttaaatattgatcaatttttaaatttcaatttaatttatttccacaatataataacatacatacaggataaaaaatacaattaagtAATCATgtggcggggggggggggggggggaaaggAGGAGTGTTATATAAGTCAGAAAGACTTTAAATTTGACCCACCCCaagatataatattaaatacgaatacgaaaaaaaatatatataaattgactaataataaataaaagaaaacaaagcttCTATTCAAACCATATTATCCGATCTTAACTGgccttataaaatatatatatttaacaaccttttatctgtaaaatatttaatactattatttaaaaataatgttttcattcaattatttcattccaaaaagatatatttatacaatactGTCAATTCcactcttttatttatttttgttttgtttaaatgataaatacattAGCCAAAGTGCTACTTTAAAATAAGTACCAGACTGCAGACAAGTATTGCATTTACTGGTACAGAGTAAAATAAACAAGCTTTAGTAAAAAAGTATTTTCACAatatttgtattccatttccatagatatttttattccaTTTCCCTagatatttgtttataatttatatcttATTGGAAgatgattattaatataatataactaattttttttgtcCTTTATGACCCTGatctaaattatgtttttatagatGAATGGGTCCGAGTTACCTCGAGATCATGGCTACCCGGTACGAGTGATTGTTCCTGGGTATATTGGAGCAaggtaataatactgtatattacttCCAGACATAAATTTCTGGTTTTTCTAACAAAATTAGTAAATTGTGTGATTGCCAGTCATaacagtactgtagttataaccaaagataaaaaaaaccataaacaATGTATAAAGGATATTTAAAAATCTACATGATGGGGTTCACCAAAAAAACGAAGTATATTGGACAAGTGGCTCaagaaaatttaagaaaaaatgtaaatttttatttaatttataaacaatgAATTGGAGcctataaaacatatttttcggtttgtttttgttttgtatttgaagattaaaatttacttgtTTGATTTCTGTCAGGAGTGTAAAGTGGCTGAAGACTATAAGAATCCAGATGCATGAGTCTACCAACTATTACCAGAAGAAAGATTACAAGCTTTTCCTGCCTGAGGTACTTTACACAAATAATTgtcatgagttgaaagattgtTGAATAGCCCAGTtatctttcaactcatgaaaatattctctCATTCCACAAAcactttttacaatttttatggCCGTGCCAGCTTGCCCCACCCCAACTCCTCCCCTATTTTGAAATAGCATGGCATCCATCACTGC from Antedon mediterranea chromosome 2, ecAntMedi1.1, whole genome shotgun sequence includes:
- the LOC140040298 gene encoding sulfite oxidase-like produces the protein MASDYNKEPIRASDFTINQTTPFNAEPPVAILREHFVTANDKFYVRNHAPVPLIDEASYKLSVEGLIARHCKFSIWELKHSFPQHTVMATLMCAGNRRTEMSDIKAVRGVGWGCAAISNAVWKGPRLRDVLFMAGIEKLESLWDQLHVDFEGIDICKDKRGYGSSIPLHKALEKRGDVILAVEMNGSELPRDHGYPVRVIVPGYIGARSVKWLKTIRIQMHESTNYYQKKDYKLFLPEVDWDTVDELWDKSPAIQELNVQAAITQPTDNERIPKGSSYTVKGYALSGGGRKITRVDISFDGGKSWKVANLFTASQNLPKMDTKWSWDFWECSVKFMPSPCQIICRAWDEGSNTMPENIHQIWNLRGVMNNSWVRVNVVSDEAKL